Proteins found in one Lycium ferocissimum isolate CSIRO_LF1 chromosome 6, AGI_CSIRO_Lferr_CH_V1, whole genome shotgun sequence genomic segment:
- the LOC132059452 gene encoding TGACG-sequence-specific DNA-binding protein TGA-1A-like isoform X1 encodes MNSSTYTQFVASKRMGICDPIHQIGMWGDFKDSSFPDTGATLIFDVDNCLENEVPIMDKRLDNETEEPSHGTVGTSSRYEPETNKRIEKVHRRLAQNREAARKSRLRKKAYVQQLESSKLKLLQLEQELDRARQQGLYVGGGLDASQIGCSGTANSGITTFEMEYGHWVEEQDRQTDELRSALLSQIGEIELPILVEGCLNHYIDLFRLKATAANTDVLYLMSGTWKTSAERLFFWIGGFRPSELLKVLTPHMEPLTEQQGREVHNLTQSCQQAEDALSQGMVKLHQILVEAVAAGTLGDGIILPQMAATIEKLEALVRFVNQADHLRRETLLQMSCILTPQQSAQGLLALGEYFKRLRALSSLWSGRPSEPT; translated from the exons ATGAATTCTTCAACATATACTCAATTTGTTGCCTCTAAAAGGATGGGTATATGTGACCCAATCCATCAAATTGGCATGTGGGGAGATTTCAAAGATAGCAGTTTCCCAGATACGGGTGCGACCTTGATTTTTGACGTCGATAATTGCCTGGAGAACGAGGTGCCTATTATGGACAAAAGACTAGACAATGAG ACAGAGGAACCTTCACATGGAACAGTTGGAACGTCTAGCAGATATGAACCAGAAACAAATAAACGTATCGAAAAG GTGCATAGACGGCTTGCACAAAACCGTGAGGCTGCTCGTAAAAGTCGTTTACGGAAGAAG GCCTACGTTCAGCAGTTGGAAAGTAGTAAACTGAAGCTGCTTCAGTTGGAACAAGAACTAGATCGTGCTAGACAACAG GGTCTATATGTAGGTGGTGGTTTAGATGCTAGTCAGATAGGTTGCTCTGGAACTGCAAATTCAG GAATAACTACGTTTGAAATGGAGTATGGTCATTGGGTGGAAGAGCAAGATAGACAAACAGATGAATTAAGGAGTGCTTTGCTTTCCCAAATTGGTGAAATTGAATTGCCCATTCTTGTGGAGGGTTGCTTGAATCACTATATTGATCTCTTTCGCTTGAAAGCTACAGCCGCAAATACCGATGTCCTCTACCTTATGTCTGGCACATGGAAGACATCAGCTGAGCGTTTGTTCTTTTGGATTGGAGGGTTTCGTCCCTCCGAACTTCTAAAG GTTCTCACGCCACATATGGAGCCATTGACAGAACAGCAAGGCCGGGAGGTTCACAACCTCACCCAATCCTGTCAGCAGGCAGAAGATGCGTTGTCCCAAGGTATGGTAAAACTCCACCAGATTCTTGTTGAGGCTGTTGCAGCTGGTACACTAGGCGACGGAATTATCCTTCCACAGATGGCCGCTACCATTGAGAAGTTGGAAGCTCTTGTTAGATTTGTAAATCAG GCAGATCATCTTCGCCGAGAAACCCTACTACAAATGTCCTGCATACTGACTCCCCAACAATCAGCTCAGGGTCTCCTTGCCTTAGGAGAGTACTTTAAACGTCTTCGGGCACTAAGCTCACTTTGGTCCGGTCGTCCTTCTGAACCGACTTAA
- the LOC132059452 gene encoding TGACG-sequence-specific DNA-binding protein TGA-1A-like isoform X3 encodes MNSSTYTQFVASKRMGICDPIHQIGMWGDFKDSSFPDTEEPSHGTVGTSSRYEPETNKRIEKVHRRLAQNREAARKSRLRKKAYVQQLESSKLKLLQLEQELDRARQQGLYVGGGLDASQIGCSGTANSGITTFEMEYGHWVEEQDRQTDELRSALLSQIGEIELPILVEGCLNHYIDLFRLKATAANTDVLYLMSGTWKTSAERLFFWIGGFRPSELLKVLTPHMEPLTEQQGREVHNLTQSCQQAEDALSQGMVKLHQILVEAVAAGTLGDGIILPQMAATIEKLEALVRFVNQADHLRRETLLQMSCILTPQQSAQGLLALGEYFKRLRALSSLWSGRPSEPT; translated from the exons ATGAATTCTTCAACATATACTCAATTTGTTGCCTCTAAAAGGATGGGTATATGTGACCCAATCCATCAAATTGGCATGTGGGGAGATTTCAAAGATAGCAGTTTCCCAGATACGG AGGAACCTTCACATGGAACAGTTGGAACGTCTAGCAGATATGAACCAGAAACAAATAAACGTATCGAAAAG GTGCATAGACGGCTTGCACAAAACCGTGAGGCTGCTCGTAAAAGTCGTTTACGGAAGAAG GCCTACGTTCAGCAGTTGGAAAGTAGTAAACTGAAGCTGCTTCAGTTGGAACAAGAACTAGATCGTGCTAGACAACAG GGTCTATATGTAGGTGGTGGTTTAGATGCTAGTCAGATAGGTTGCTCTGGAACTGCAAATTCAG GAATAACTACGTTTGAAATGGAGTATGGTCATTGGGTGGAAGAGCAAGATAGACAAACAGATGAATTAAGGAGTGCTTTGCTTTCCCAAATTGGTGAAATTGAATTGCCCATTCTTGTGGAGGGTTGCTTGAATCACTATATTGATCTCTTTCGCTTGAAAGCTACAGCCGCAAATACCGATGTCCTCTACCTTATGTCTGGCACATGGAAGACATCAGCTGAGCGTTTGTTCTTTTGGATTGGAGGGTTTCGTCCCTCCGAACTTCTAAAG GTTCTCACGCCACATATGGAGCCATTGACAGAACAGCAAGGCCGGGAGGTTCACAACCTCACCCAATCCTGTCAGCAGGCAGAAGATGCGTTGTCCCAAGGTATGGTAAAACTCCACCAGATTCTTGTTGAGGCTGTTGCAGCTGGTACACTAGGCGACGGAATTATCCTTCCACAGATGGCCGCTACCATTGAGAAGTTGGAAGCTCTTGTTAGATTTGTAAATCAG GCAGATCATCTTCGCCGAGAAACCCTACTACAAATGTCCTGCATACTGACTCCCCAACAATCAGCTCAGGGTCTCCTTGCCTTAGGAGAGTACTTTAAACGTCTTCGGGCACTAAGCTCACTTTGGTCCGGTCGTCCTTCTGAACCGACTTAA
- the LOC132059452 gene encoding TGACG-sequence-specific DNA-binding protein TGA-1A-like isoform X2, which translates to MNSSTYTQFVASKRMGICDPIHQIGMWGDFKDSSFPDTGATLIFDVDNCLENETEEPSHGTVGTSSRYEPETNKRIEKVHRRLAQNREAARKSRLRKKAYVQQLESSKLKLLQLEQELDRARQQGLYVGGGLDASQIGCSGTANSGITTFEMEYGHWVEEQDRQTDELRSALLSQIGEIELPILVEGCLNHYIDLFRLKATAANTDVLYLMSGTWKTSAERLFFWIGGFRPSELLKVLTPHMEPLTEQQGREVHNLTQSCQQAEDALSQGMVKLHQILVEAVAAGTLGDGIILPQMAATIEKLEALVRFVNQADHLRRETLLQMSCILTPQQSAQGLLALGEYFKRLRALSSLWSGRPSEPT; encoded by the exons ATGAATTCTTCAACATATACTCAATTTGTTGCCTCTAAAAGGATGGGTATATGTGACCCAATCCATCAAATTGGCATGTGGGGAGATTTCAAAGATAGCAGTTTCCCAGATACGGGTGCGACCTTGATTTTTGACGTCGATAATTGCCTGGAGAACGAG ACAGAGGAACCTTCACATGGAACAGTTGGAACGTCTAGCAGATATGAACCAGAAACAAATAAACGTATCGAAAAG GTGCATAGACGGCTTGCACAAAACCGTGAGGCTGCTCGTAAAAGTCGTTTACGGAAGAAG GCCTACGTTCAGCAGTTGGAAAGTAGTAAACTGAAGCTGCTTCAGTTGGAACAAGAACTAGATCGTGCTAGACAACAG GGTCTATATGTAGGTGGTGGTTTAGATGCTAGTCAGATAGGTTGCTCTGGAACTGCAAATTCAG GAATAACTACGTTTGAAATGGAGTATGGTCATTGGGTGGAAGAGCAAGATAGACAAACAGATGAATTAAGGAGTGCTTTGCTTTCCCAAATTGGTGAAATTGAATTGCCCATTCTTGTGGAGGGTTGCTTGAATCACTATATTGATCTCTTTCGCTTGAAAGCTACAGCCGCAAATACCGATGTCCTCTACCTTATGTCTGGCACATGGAAGACATCAGCTGAGCGTTTGTTCTTTTGGATTGGAGGGTTTCGTCCCTCCGAACTTCTAAAG GTTCTCACGCCACATATGGAGCCATTGACAGAACAGCAAGGCCGGGAGGTTCACAACCTCACCCAATCCTGTCAGCAGGCAGAAGATGCGTTGTCCCAAGGTATGGTAAAACTCCACCAGATTCTTGTTGAGGCTGTTGCAGCTGGTACACTAGGCGACGGAATTATCCTTCCACAGATGGCCGCTACCATTGAGAAGTTGGAAGCTCTTGTTAGATTTGTAAATCAG GCAGATCATCTTCGCCGAGAAACCCTACTACAAATGTCCTGCATACTGACTCCCCAACAATCAGCTCAGGGTCTCCTTGCCTTAGGAGAGTACTTTAAACGTCTTCGGGCACTAAGCTCACTTTGGTCCGGTCGTCCTTCTGAACCGACTTAA